Genomic window (Leptotrichia sp. oral taxon 212):
TAAACAGACTTATTTATAAACAAATATCTTACACTCAATTTAATAAATATTAATTTCATCTTTCTCGTACTTTTCAATGCTTAAACCTTCATTTTTAAATTTTAAATATCTTTTAGTTTGTTTCAACGGATCATATCCCAAAAGAATTCCAAGTATAAAATCTTCTTCCGGCGTATATTTATTAAGAGCCTTGTTTTTAAACTTCTTAATTGTTTCCACACATTCCTTTTCACCGAAAAACAAATTAATTTTACCACAACTCAATTCCTGAATATGAAATGGCACATCATTTCTTCTTAGTTTTCTTATCATAGCATCTACAACTTCAATGGGTGCAGTATGCAAAACTAAATGCCTCAAACCTTTGTCAAGTTCATATAAGTGATGTGCAAAAAGTTCATAATTGTACTTTATAAAACTTTTTTTAACTCCGTCGTCCATGCTTCTATCCTTTCATCAGTCAAATCTGATTGATTAACTTCATCAATAGCTAATCCTAAGAATTGTGAATCTACTAATGCTTTGGATTCATTAAAATCATAACCATCTGTACTTGTATGTCCTACAACTGTTGCACCTGTTTTTTCAATTTCATCATT
Coding sequences:
- a CDS encoding DUF2023 family protein, which translates into the protein MDDGVKKSFIKYNYELFAHHLYELDKGLRHLVLHTAPIEVVDAMIRKLRRNDVPFHIQELSCGKINLFFGEKECVETIKKFKNKALNKYTPEEDFILGILLGYDPLKQTKRYLKFKNEGLSIEKYEKDEINIY